A genomic stretch from Tenrec ecaudatus isolate mTenEca1 chromosome X, mTenEca1.hap1, whole genome shotgun sequence includes:
- the LOC142433768 gene encoding olfactory receptor 11L1-like, translating to MTLISEFILLGFGNLHGLQFFLFGIFLAIYVMTLMGNIVILTVVFIDRSLHTPMYFFLGHFSFLEIGYTTTIEPLMIRTLLSAHESISFVACASQLYFFAASVATECFFLAVMSYDRYLAICNPLHYTSIMDNWGCLLLAGASWMAGFLAPVLLIVLILRLKFCAANEIDHFFCDLKPIMRLACSDTQTAEMTTFISTALFALGPFILTLSSYIHIIATILRIPSTTGKQRAFSTCSSHLTVVTLYYGTLGIVYGFPSRPQYEDLLKLLSLLYTVLTPALNPIIYTLRNKDVKAALGKMLR from the coding sequence ATCCTTTTGGGTTTTGGAAACCTTCATGGACTACAGTTTTTCCTTTTTGGGATATTTCTGGCCATCTATGTGATGACTCTCATGGGCAACATTGTGATCCTAACTGTGGTGTTCATTGATCGCTCCCTTCACACACCCATGTATTTCTTTCTTGGTCACTTCTCCTTCCTAGAGATTGGTTATACCACTACCATCGAACCCTTGATGATAAGGACACTGCTCTCAGCTCATGAGTCCATTTCCTTTGTGGCTTGTGCTAGTCAGTTGTACTTTTTTGCTGCCTCAGTGGCTACAGAATGTTTCTTCTTGGCTGTGATGTCTTATGATCGCTACCTAGCCATCTGTAACCCACTGCATTATACCAGCATCATGGACAACTGGGGTTGCTTACTGCTAGCTGGTGCCTCATGGATGGCTGGATTTCTGGCTCCTGTCCTTCTCATCGTCCTCATTTTGCGGTTAAAGTTCTGTGCTGCCAATGAAATTGATCACTTCTTCTGTGATTTGAAGCCCATCATGAGGCTTGCCTGCAGTGATACACAAACAGCTGAGATGACAACTTTTATAAGCACTGCTTTATTTGCCCTTGGTCCCTTCatattgactttgtcttcttataTTCACATCATTGCCACCATTCTGAGGATTCCTTCTACTACAGGGAAACAGCGAGCCTTTTCTACCTGTTCCTCTCACCTGACAGTAGTCACTTTATATTATGGGACTCTCGGCATTGTCTATGGTTTCCCATCAAGGCCTCAGTATGAAGACTTATTGAAGTTGCTTTCCCTTCTGTATACAGTGCTTACCCCAGCCCTCAATCCTATCATTTACACTCTAAGGAACAAAGATGTGAAGGCAGCTCTGGGGAAAATGTTGCGATAA